One region of Arthrobacter sp. StoSoilB22 genomic DNA includes:
- a CDS encoding UPF0182 family protein: protein MSRPASSNPPGRSPLRRGALTPTLIVVAVAVVGFIFFANVWTDVLWYQQLGFFEVYLRENLARIITFIIGFAMMFAAVFFAIRIAYRSRPVYAPDAEARDNLNRYQAQLEPVRRVVMIGLPILFGLFAGSAAASQWQKALLFFNQEPFGQNDPLFNMDISFYLMTLPFLGFVTGFLISIAVVAGIAGILTHYLYGSIRLMERGIFTSRAAQIHIAVTGALFLVLLGINFWLDRYTTVQSNSGRWAGALYTDVNAVVPTKAILAVAAGLVAILFIIAAIIGRWRLPVIGTAMLVITAILAGGVYPWVIQQFQVRPSENTLEKEFIDRNIKMTRAAYGLDKIDVSAYNATTTATTGALAADAQTTANIRLLDPNLISSAFAQLEQYRPYYQFPQTLNVDRYMVDGKVQDTVIAVRELNPDGLSANQQTWVNRHIVYTHGYGVVAAKGNKFTADGKPEFLQSGIPSTGVLGNDTSYEPRIYFGENSPEYSIVGAPDGAPNREQDRPAGREGGGETQYTFSGNGGPNVGNWLNRILYSIKFQSSDLLLSDGVNAESQILYERNPRERVEKLAPYLTVDGNAYPAVVDGRVKWIVDGYTTSQYFPYSQPQQLQNATADSQTSAGRTVALPNSSVNYIRNSVKATVDAYDGSVNLYAWDDQDPILKAWQKVFPTVIKPYSEMSGDLMSHVRYPEDLFKVQRELLGRYHVTDPDSFYQNNDAWSVPNDPTVSEAVKQPPFYMSLQMPDQEKPAFQLTSSFIPQTVNGSARNILYGFLAADSDAGNEKGVKADSYGKLRLLELPTDTQVPGPGQAQNKFNSDPTVSQALNLLRQGASDVLNGNLLTLPVGGGLLYVQPVYLKSTGETSYPTLQRVLVAFGDKIGFAPTLDEALNQLFGGDSGASAGDVANNGQTPTAPPGTTTPPAGPTDAKAELKAALDEANKAIQDGQAALAKGDFAGYGAQQTKLSDALKKAIDAQARLDATPAPTATPGATPSATPAPTPSS from the coding sequence TTGTCCCGTCCCGCCAGCTCCAACCCGCCCGGAAGATCACCGCTGAGACGAGGTGCCCTGACGCCGACGCTCATTGTCGTGGCCGTGGCCGTCGTCGGGTTCATTTTCTTCGCCAATGTGTGGACTGACGTCCTCTGGTACCAGCAGCTTGGCTTCTTCGAAGTTTATCTCCGCGAAAACCTCGCCAGGATCATCACATTCATCATTGGCTTCGCCATGATGTTTGCCGCTGTTTTCTTTGCCATCAGGATCGCCTACCGTTCCAGGCCCGTCTATGCTCCGGATGCTGAGGCCCGGGACAACCTCAACCGCTACCAGGCGCAGCTCGAGCCTGTTCGCCGGGTTGTCATGATCGGCCTCCCTATCCTGTTCGGGCTCTTTGCCGGCAGTGCGGCCGCTAGCCAATGGCAGAAGGCCCTGTTGTTCTTCAACCAGGAACCTTTCGGTCAGAACGACCCGTTGTTCAACATGGACATCAGCTTCTACCTGATGACGCTGCCGTTCCTCGGTTTTGTCACAGGATTCCTGATCAGCATCGCGGTTGTCGCCGGCATCGCAGGCATCCTGACCCATTACCTTTACGGCAGCATCCGCCTCATGGAACGCGGTATCTTCACCAGCCGTGCAGCGCAGATTCACATCGCCGTCACGGGCGCTCTCTTCCTTGTCCTGCTTGGTATCAACTTCTGGCTTGACAGGTACACGACTGTCCAGAGCAACTCAGGCCGCTGGGCCGGGGCCCTCTACACGGATGTTAATGCTGTTGTACCTACCAAGGCGATCCTTGCCGTGGCCGCGGGCCTCGTTGCCATCCTGTTCATCATTGCTGCAATCATTGGTCGCTGGCGCCTGCCAGTCATCGGTACTGCGATGTTGGTTATCACGGCCATACTGGCCGGTGGCGTTTACCCGTGGGTTATCCAGCAGTTCCAGGTACGTCCGTCGGAGAACACCTTGGAAAAGGAGTTCATTGATCGAAATATCAAGATGACGCGCGCTGCTTATGGTCTGGACAAGATCGATGTCTCCGCCTATAACGCCACTACCACCGCCACCACCGGTGCCTTGGCCGCGGATGCCCAAACCACTGCCAACATCCGTCTCCTTGACCCGAACCTGATTTCCTCCGCATTCGCTCAGCTGGAGCAGTATCGTCCGTACTACCAGTTCCCGCAGACCCTGAATGTCGACCGATACATGGTTGACGGTAAGGTCCAGGACACCGTTATTGCGGTTCGTGAACTGAACCCGGACGGCCTCAGCGCCAACCAGCAGACGTGGGTCAACAGGCACATCGTCTACACCCACGGCTACGGTGTGGTGGCAGCCAAGGGCAACAAGTTCACCGCCGATGGCAAGCCGGAGTTCCTGCAGTCGGGGATTCCGTCCACTGGCGTTCTCGGTAACGATACTTCTTACGAGCCCCGCATCTACTTCGGTGAGAACTCACCTGAATACTCCATTGTGGGAGCGCCGGATGGTGCCCCCAACCGCGAGCAGGACCGGCCGGCGGGCCGCGAAGGCGGCGGGGAGACCCAGTACACCTTCAGCGGTAACGGTGGACCGAACGTAGGCAACTGGCTGAACAGGATTCTCTACTCCATCAAGTTCCAATCTTCCGACCTCCTGCTCTCGGACGGCGTGAACGCGGAATCCCAGATCCTCTACGAACGCAATCCGCGCGAACGCGTTGAGAAGCTCGCCCCGTACCTGACCGTGGACGGCAACGCCTACCCGGCGGTGGTGGACGGCCGCGTCAAGTGGATTGTGGATGGTTACACCACCAGCCAGTACTTCCCGTACTCACAGCCCCAACAATTGCAGAACGCCACGGCCGATTCCCAAACCAGCGCAGGGCGCACAGTAGCCTTGCCGAACAGCTCGGTGAACTACATCCGGAACTCGGTCAAGGCCACCGTGGATGCGTACGACGGTTCGGTGAACCTCTATGCGTGGGATGATCAGGACCCCATCCTGAAGGCTTGGCAGAAGGTCTTTCCCACAGTCATTAAGCCGTACTCGGAAATGTCCGGCGACCTCATGAGCCACGTTCGCTACCCCGAAGATCTCTTCAAGGTTCAGCGTGAACTTCTGGGCCGCTACCACGTGACGGATCCGGACAGCTTCTATCAGAACAACGATGCTTGGAGCGTGCCGAACGATCCCACCGTTTCCGAGGCCGTCAAGCAGCCGCCGTTCTACATGTCCCTGCAGATGCCTGACCAGGAGAAGCCGGCCTTCCAGCTGACGTCATCGTTCATTCCGCAGACTGTCAACGGCAGTGCGAGGAACATCTTGTATGGATTCCTTGCAGCTGACTCTGATGCCGGAAACGAGAAGGGAGTCAAAGCCGATAGCTACGGAAAGCTAAGGCTCCTCGAGTTGCCAACCGACACCCAGGTGCCCGGTCCCGGCCAGGCCCAGAACAAGTTCAACTCCGATCCCACGGTGTCCCAGGCGTTGAACCTCCTGCGGCAGGGTGCATCGGATGTACTTAACGGCAACCTGTTGACCCTTCCCGTGGGTGGCGGTTTGCTCTACGTACAACCCGTCTACCTGAAGTCCACCGGCGAGACGTCCTACCCCACATTGCAGCGTGTGCTGGTTGCCTTCGGTGACAAGATCGGCTTCGCGCCCACCCTTGACGAAGCACTGAACCAATTGTTTGGCGGAGACTCCGGCGCTTCTGCCGGGGATGTCGCCAACAATGGCCAGACACCGACAGCGCCGCCCGGCACTACGACGCCGCCGGCTGGTCCCACCGATGCCAAGGCAGAACTCAAGGCGGCCCTGGACGAGGCCAACAAGGCCATCCAGGACGGCCAGGCAGCATTGGCTAAGGGAGACTTCGCCGGCTACGGTGCTCAGCAGACCAAATTGTCTGACGCGCTAAAGAAGGCGATTGACGCTCAGGCCCGTTTGGACGCCACTCCAGCTCCAACGGCGACGCCGGGGGCTACTCCCAGCGCGACGCCCGCACCTACGCCGAGCAGCTAG
- a CDS encoding S16 family serine protease: protein MLTSPSPEGSLDPRQTPDADSTSVPTSPPRDGRYMIMVISGLVALGLGIGAAALPVPYVIESAGPTFNTLGKDGDKPVISISGRESFPANGNLDLTTVVMTGGPKTPATIFDVFRAWVDPSKAIYPEELIYPKGTTAEQTVQQGEIAMETSQENAVAAALRELEIPFEQRLNVAGLSDPSPSAGKIQEGDRLVSINGKAITSMSVVQAELAAGAGSPVVVGLDRKGMAVSETITPTRNQADRYVLGVLLASDFTFPFDVSISLDNVGGPSAGLMFALGIVDNLTPGDLTGGKHVAGTGTITADGAVGPIGGIAQKMIGARQKGATMFLAPASNCADVVGHVPDGLQVVKVETLADATSAVERLGAGQDTGSLPTCTNN from the coding sequence ATGCTTACTTCGCCCAGCCCCGAGGGCTCATTGGACCCGCGTCAGACGCCCGACGCCGATTCCACCTCCGTGCCTACGTCGCCTCCCCGGGATGGCCGGTACATGATCATGGTGATCTCCGGGCTTGTCGCGCTGGGGCTTGGCATCGGTGCGGCAGCGTTGCCTGTCCCGTATGTCATTGAGTCAGCCGGTCCCACTTTCAATACTCTGGGCAAGGACGGCGACAAACCTGTGATCAGTATTTCCGGTCGCGAGTCCTTTCCGGCGAATGGCAACCTTGACCTGACCACTGTTGTCATGACGGGTGGTCCGAAAACCCCGGCAACCATCTTCGATGTCTTCCGGGCCTGGGTGGATCCCTCCAAAGCCATATATCCGGAGGAACTCATCTATCCCAAGGGCACCACGGCCGAACAGACGGTGCAGCAAGGCGAAATTGCGATGGAAACATCGCAGGAGAACGCAGTGGCCGCAGCATTGCGTGAACTCGAAATCCCGTTTGAGCAACGGCTCAACGTCGCGGGACTGTCTGATCCTTCGCCGTCAGCTGGAAAGATCCAGGAAGGTGATCGGCTTGTTTCCATCAATGGCAAAGCGATCACGTCCATGAGCGTGGTCCAAGCAGAACTGGCCGCAGGTGCAGGATCGCCGGTCGTTGTAGGCCTGGACCGGAAGGGTATGGCAGTTTCGGAAACCATAACTCCTACCAGGAACCAGGCTGACCGTTACGTTCTGGGTGTGCTGCTCGCCAGCGACTTCACCTTCCCGTTCGATGTCAGCATTTCCCTGGACAACGTCGGCGGACCCAGCGCAGGTTTGATGTTTGCTCTGGGAATAGTGGACAACCTCACGCCGGGGGATCTCACGGGCGGCAAACACGTCGCTGGCACGGGAACCATCACAGCCGATGGTGCGGTGGGACCTATCGGTGGCATTGCCCAGAAGATGATCGGTGCCCGCCAAAAGGGTGCAACCATGTTCCTGGCGCCGGCGTCCAATTGCGCCGATGTGGTTGGCCACGTGCCGGACGGGCTTCAGGTAGTGAAAGTGGAAACCCTTGCGGACGCTACCTCCGCCGTGGAGCGCCTCGGAGCCGGCCAGGACACGGGGAGCCTCCCCACCTGCACAAACAACTAG